The Trichoderma atroviride chromosome 5, complete sequence genome contains a region encoding:
- a CDS encoding uncharacterized protein (EggNog:ENOG41) — protein MDLPPAPTPPVSGGVGPNSERTANLLNLLKFSGPGSSKDLLQASNQSQSQGQGQAQAHAQAPLPASLSSAQQHQQAAESPSQSHSQLQHQHQHPEPSSVQPERQDDEVDDEDDEEQYQRIQHLQMHSSHQFQPRIHQPAPTAADPTGLLAALMKGTHEMDEPKSAPTPPQVQAQPANPFASGTPPPDTRSYLLNLLNRPKPSQTDQPMLVESSRSNQHTPQSQEHLSETSSRYYGHHPQQPQQQQPQQQQHSQQQHSQQQHSQQQHSQQQHPTAYHPQQLYQQQVEAFAGHGTANANPIFSPTPKDPADVSVLYQALAGTLNQMSPHSTGSVHGSGPPPAFHILKKDQSSPAGSNPFAGSERSSLKSPPQQFRHSLDRASSLHSHQSHHSHHSQHSHHSTQQSIKQTPTTSDFGSFVNIDKNRETVSEAVHDLAGRADRDAQEALDRAERETASNYADSATVRPHDESDWVQPSNYSDATRSIEKHIIDDIKSDQEHRGYGSSQEHLSKEEAPEPRDIDNHGIADSWESADQDEIVVIEEKETPSVRVYNFPMKPWISITLQEDTTEPRPQFREESIMDVAHLKKDFDQIDRNLYTASQSYMTHGMSKQGGLRVIRQDDGKDAKVFRDTKDRIFNVAMSVTPHDYEGVPREAIIATGISGTVYWVQIKDGEKDHLEDPHLEQYGFALPPINSQEGDAPGGALKTRARASTNHPEFFAVGRGKSIHFIWPSFILQNGLFKPGHDRVADTEALLNQCSLKINTGKAGKDFTFSQDDSVVVSLDKSGRVKFWDVRDLTAIKEGSDPRNPAPAHSSLEIKEPLMTLASTPEGDKAWPTSVLLLDKQRPYQKRCALRYMIVGMKQNHTLQLWDLALGKPVQEFNLPHSKESDAVCSVMYHPASGMIIIGHPTRNSVYFAHLSAPKYNLRNVTQAEYIQKLVSQDPSIPQPDSTAVISGVREYSFANRGILRSLDILATPAMVQDTDEPTLFELYAMHSKGVACLMIKQAELGWSKDNKVLDPVDAVIEGVVTVSKLKTPVQTDVTNGTTTTEHTTPVRIATRSATREILQPPAQAAASSEAAATPRVVEQQVTTPAKPPKNDAKEIETPGQSSKENHPEKSERRQRKKKGKDAEANANGSASSHKGEAAAPPSKSAINGGLVAGGISSEAFDAAIGSLELRLGATVSDTFKASMNNLHNKINDSARVRDDSFNQHQLKLLDMVSDILNENTQKVLENLIHQQFTDVVIPSIGDKTSKAVADLVQNKIQVNMASTVQKEIQSALPHAVSRSLRSNDFINAISDRVSTVVTTSVQQEVISTISQRLAPTFNNIATQAAQRVATDIHKQYHEQFEQLKAQHAADNNKIDQLLSYVTRLSDMVSTMAASQSSLQAEFLKFKQQPVELPVVTAAGGGINVSHPASVAHSIGSHGYANTVASHRASFPPSQAPSQAPSHPQQYGSPQYMRGSQHVASPHGSAAPSDHVGPANNVAALAGAYASQMNKSEAEADNDLVQRIRVIETAIAENRLQDAMIQWIQSGRETEIFRRCLSRYPPGKFDSLQPLMLLVVIATISKDLKPNPRLKEEVEWIEMAVRSFGASLPNYNWDDDMSREVMKSTSQTMQLLITRVQPLIAGIQDGFPTDPFLANLDRGKLEWIVSTSQHILANFY, from the exons ATGGATCTGCCTCCTGCACCTACTCCGCCCGTGTCTGGCGGCGTCGGCCCCAATTCAGAACGCACTGCCAATCTGCTGAATCTGCTCAAGTTTAGCGGCCCCGGCAGCTCCAAAGACCTGCTGCAGGCGTCGAACCAGAGCCAGAGTCAGGGCCAGGGTCAAGCTCAGGCTCATGCTCAGGCTCCGCTGCCAGCTTCCTTATCATccgcccagcagcatcagcaggCGGCCGAGTCCCCCTCCCAGTCTCAttcccagctccagcaccagcatcagcacccAGAGCCGTCGTCGGTGCAGCCTGAGAGGCAAGACGATGAggtcgacgacgaagacgacgaagagcagTACCAGCGTATCCAACATCTCCAGATGCATTCCTCGCACCAGTTCCAGCCCCGTATCCATCAGCCTGCCCCCACGGCGGCCGATCCGACGGGCCTGCTCGCTGCCCTTATGAAAGGCACTCACGAGATGGACGAGCCCAAGTCTGCTCCCACGCCGCCCCAAGTCCAGGCCCAGCCTGCGAATCCCTTTGCCAGCGGAACGCCGCCGCCTGATACCAGATCGTaccttctcaatctcctcaacAGGCCCAAGCCTAGCCAGACCGACCAGCCGATGCTGGTTGAGTCTTCGCGCTCTAACCAGCACACCCCACAATCGCAGGAGCATCTGTCAGAGACGAGCAGCCGCTACTATGGCCATCACccacagcagcctcagcagcagcagcctcagcagcagcaacactcgcagcagcaacactcgcagcagcaacactcgcagcagcaacactcgcagcagcagcacccgaCCGCATACCACCCGCAGCAATTgtaccagcagcaggtcgaggcctttgccgGGCACGGCACTGCCAACGCCAatcccatcttctctcctaCGCCAAAGGACCCCGCAGATGTGTCTGTTCTGTACCAGGCGCTGGCGGGCACATTGAACCAGATGTCGCCTCATAGTACCGGCAGCGTCCATGGGTCTGGCCCTCCGCCTGCGTTCCacatcttgaagaaggatcAGAGCTCGCCGGCAGGCTCCAATCCCTTTGCCGGCAGTGAGCGAAGCTCTCTGAAGAGCCCTCCCCAGCAGTTTAGGCACAGCCTTGACCGagcttcatctcttcattctcatcaATCGCATCATTCGCATCACTCTCAGCACTCGCATCATTCCACTCAGCAGTCCATAAAGCAGACGCCTACGACTTCTGACTTTGGTAGCTTCGTCAACATTGACAAGAACAGAGAGACTGTTTCCGAGGCCGTCCACGATCTCGCCGGTAGAGCCGATCGCGACGCCCAAGAGGCCTTGGACAGGGCTGAGCGTGAGACCGCATCCAACTATGCCGACAGTGCCACCGTCCGACCTCATGATGAGAGTGACTGGGTCCAGCCATCCAACTACTCTGACGCTACCCGCTCCATTGAGAAGCACATAATTGATGACATCAAATCTGATCAGGAGCACCGCGGATACGGCTCCTCCCAGGAGCATCTTTCCAAGGAAGAGGCTCCAGAGCCCAGAGATATTGACAATCATGGAATCGCCGACAGCTGGGAGAGCGCTGATCAAGATGAGATTGTCGTCATCGAGGAAAAGGAGACTCCTTCTGTCAGGGTCTACAACTTCCCGATGAAGCCATGGATTTCCATCACGCTTCAAGAGGACACCACCGAGCCTCGTCCTCAGTTCCGCGAAGAGTCAATCATGGACGTTGCTCACCTCAAGAAGGACTTTGACCAGATCGATCGCAACTTGTACACTGCCTCTCAGTCCTACATGACTCACGGCATGTCCAAACAGGGTGGCTTACGTGTCATTCGTCAAGACGATGGCAAGGACGCAAAGGTTTTTAGAGACACCAAGGACCGCATCTTCAACGTCGCCATGTCTGTCACCCCGCACGATTACGAAGGCGTTCCCCGGGAGGCCATCATCGCGACTGGCATCAGCGGCACCGTCTACTGGGTCCAGATCAAGGATGGTGAAAAGGATCACCTCGAGGATCCTCATCTTGAGCAGTACGGCTTCGCACTGCCTCCCATCAACTCTCAGGAAGGCGACGCTCCCGGCGGCGCCCTCAAGACTCGCGCTCGAGCCTCTACTAACCACCCCGAGTTCTTCGCCGTGGGCCGCGGCAAGTCTATCCACTTTATCTGGCCGTCCTTTATCCTGCAGAATGGTCTCTTCAAGCCCGGACACGACCGCGTCGCGGATACCGAGGCACTGCTGAACCAATGCTCCCTCAAGATCAACACTGGCAAGGCTGGTAAGGACTTTACCTTTAGCCAGGACGACTCTGTTGTTGTCTCGCTGGACAAGTCTGGCCGTGTCAAGTTCTGGGACGTTCGCGATCtcaccgccatcaaggagGGCTCGGATCCTCGCAACCCCGCCCCCGCCCACTCATCTTTGGAGATTAAGGAACCTTTGATGACTCTGGCTAGCACTCCAGAGGGCGATAAAGCTTGGCCGACATCTGTATTGCTCCTCGACAAGCAGCGCCCTTACCAGAAGCGATGTGCGCTGAGATACATGATTGTTGGCATGAAGCAAAACCATACTCTACAGCTGTGGGATCTCGCTCTGGGCAAGCCTGTTCAAGAGTTCAACCTGCCTCACAGCAAGGAGTCGGACGCCGTTTGCAGCGTCATGTATCATCCGGCTAGTGGCATGATCATCATCGGCCACCCAACTCGCAACTCGGTCTACTTTGCGCATCTTTCGGCTCCTAAGTATAACCTGAGGAACGTAACTCAGGCCGAGTACATCCAGAAGCTTGTCAGCCAGGACCCCTCTATTCCCCAGCCAGATAGTACTGCTGTCATTAGCGGCGTTCGAGAGTACTCCTTTGCCAACCGTGGCATTCTACGCAGCCTGGATATTCTCGCTACCCCCGCCATGGTCCAGGACACCGACGAGCCCACGTTGTTTGAGTTATACGCCATGCATTCCAAGGGCGTTGCTTGTCTGATGATTAAGCAGGCTGAGCTGGGATGGTCCAAGGATAACAAGGTGCTTGATCCTGTCGATGCCGTTATTGAGGGCGTCGTCACcgtctccaagctcaagacTCCAGTTCAGACGGACGTTACCAACGGTACCACTACCACCGAGCACACCACCCCAGTGCGCATTGCCACCCGATCCGCGACAAGAGAGATTCTGCAGCCGCCTGCTCAGGCCGCCGCTTCTTctgaagcagcagctactCCTCGGGTCGTCGAACAGCAGGTGACCACCCCTGCCAAGCCCCCCAAGAATGACGCCAAAGAGATTGAGACCCCGGGACAGTCATCTAAGGAAAACCATCCCGAGAAATCTGAGCGCAGgcagcgcaagaagaagggcaaggatgcCGAGGCAAATGCCAATGGGTCGGCATCATCGCACAAgggcgaggctgctgcgCCTCCCAGCAAGAGCGCTATCAACGGCGGCCTGGTCGCTGGCGGCATCTCATCTGAGGCATTCGAcgccgccattggcagccTGGAATTGAGGCTTGGAGCTACCGTGTCCGACACGTTCAAGGCTTCGATGAATAACTTGCACAACAAGATCAACGACAGCGCTCGCGTCAGGGACGACAGCTTCAACCAGCACCAGCTGAAACTGCTCGACATGGTTTCTGACATCTTGAACGAGAACACTCAGAAAGTGCTCGAGAATTTGATCCACCAGCAGTTCACTGACGTCGTGATACCTTCCATTGGCGACAAGACTAGCAAGGCCGTGGCCGATTTGGTCCAGAATAAGATTCAGGTCAACATGGCTTCGACTGTGCAGAAGGAGATCCAAAGTGCTCTGCCCCATGCTGTTAGCCGCTCGCTGCGATCCAACGATttcatcaacgccatctcTGATAGAGTCAGCACTGTGGTTACCACCAGCGTACAGCAAGAGGTCATCTCGACGATTTCTCAACGCTTGGCGCCCACGTTCAACAACATTGCTACCCAGGCGGCTCAGCGCGTGGCTACTGACATTCACAAGCAGTACCATGAGCAGtttgagcagctgaaggCGCAGCATGCCGCGGACAACAACAAGATAGACCAGCTTCTGTCTTATGTTACCCGGCTGTCGGATATGGTGTCCACCATGGCAGCCTCGCAGTCATCGCTCCAGGCCGAGTTCCTTAAATTTAAGCAACAGCCTGTTGAGCTTCCCGTCGTGACTGCTGCCGGTGGCGGCATCAATGTTTCGCACCCTGCCAGCGTTGCTCACAGCATCGGATCCCATGGCTACGCTAACACTGTGGCCAGCCACCGCGCAAGCTTCCCACCGAGCCAAGCTCCTAGCCAGGCTCCTAGCCACCCCCAGCAGTATGGAAGCCCTCAATACATGCGCGGATCTCAGCACGTGGCAAGCCCCCATGGATCTGCCGCCCCCTCGGACCACGTTGGCCCGGCCAACAACGTGGCTGCGCTTGCCGGTGCCTATGCCAGTCAGATGAACAAgtccgaggccgaggccgacaaCGACCTTGTGCAGCGCATCCGAGTGATTGAGACGGCGATTGCGGAGAATCGTCTGCAGGACGCCATGATCCAGTGGATCCAGAGCGGCCGTGAGACGGAGATCTTCCGGCGCTGCTTGAGCCGATACCCTCCCGGCAAGTTTGATTCCCTGCagccgctgatgctgctggttgtGATTGCGACCATTTCTAAGGACTTGAAGCCGAACCCGCGGTTGAAGGAGGAGGTTGAATGGATTGAGATGGCTGTGAGGTCGTTTGGCGCCAGCTTGCCCAACTAC AACTGGGATGACGACATGTCTCGCGAGGTGATGAAGAGCACATCGCAAACGATGCAGCTGCTTATTACCCGCGTGCAGCCTTTGATTGCTGGCATCCAGGATGGATTCCCTACTGATCCCTTCCTGGCCAATCTCGACAGAGGCAAGCTTGAGTGGATTGTATCAACATCCCAACACATCTTGGCCAACTTTTACTAG